In Diorhabda sublineata isolate icDioSubl1.1 chromosome 4, icDioSubl1.1, whole genome shotgun sequence, a single window of DNA contains:
- the LOC130442418 gene encoding SKI8 subunit of superkiller complex protein has product MYSVLHKKDNAHDEGIWSCYWGRYVPEKKKKSDEDNQGDDEKSRDSVMSDESPTDYIVTGGVDDLVKVWEFQDDILTLKHNLEGHSLGVVSVAVSNNGKLCASSSLDSSMRIWDLESGEKIANVDVGPVDLWTVAFSPDDNYIISGSQTGKITAYSVETAKAEQTFETRGKFTLSIAYSPDGKYIASGAIDGIINIFDVAANKLWHTLEGHAMPIRSLCFSPDSQLLLTASDDGHMKLYDVQETSLIGTLSGHASWVLSVAFSPDGKNFVSGSSDKTVKVWDVASRQCVHTFNEHNDQVWGVKYNPDSNKILSVSEDKSVNVYNCPV; this is encoded by the exons ATG tattcgGTTTTACATAAAAAGGATAATGCTCATGATGAAGGAATTTGGAGTTGTTATTGGGGCCGGTATGTtccagaaaaaaagaaaaaatccgACGAAGATAACCAAGGAGATGATGAAAAGTCCAG aGACTCAGTGATGTCTGATGAATCCCCCACAGACTATATTGTTACTGGAGGAGTAGATGACCTGGTGAAAGTTTGGGAATTTCAAGATGATATACTGACTCTTAAACACAATCTTGAAGGTCACTCTTTGGGAGTTGTTTCTGTGGCAGTTAGTAATAACGGAAAAT TATGTGCTTCAAGCTCTTTAGATTCAAGTATGAGAATATGGGATTTAGAAAGTGGTGAAAAAATTGCTAATGTTGATGTTGGTCCTGTTGATCTTTGGACAGTTGCATTTAGCCCAGATGACAATTACATCATTTCTGGCTCACAGACTGGAAAAATTACAGCATATAGTGTAGAGACTGCCAAAGCAGAACAAACTTTTGAAACAAGGGGAAAATTCACCCTTAGTATAGCTTAT AGCCCCGATGGAAAGTACATAGCTAGTGGAGCTATTGAtggaattattaatatttttgatgtGGCAGCAAATAAATTATGGCATACTTTGGAAGGTCATGCCATGCCCATTAGATCTCTTTGTTTCTCTCCCGATTCTCAGTTACTTTTAACTGCATCTGATGATGGACATATGAAATTGTATGATGT acaGGAAACTAGTTTGATTGGTACTCTATCCGGTCATGCTTCATGGGTACTTAGTGTAGCCTTTTCTCCAGATGGAAAGAATTTTGTGTCAGGAAGTTCAGATAAAACTGTAAAAGTATGGGATGTTGCTTCAAGACAATGTGTTCATACCTTTAATGAACATAATGACCAA GTTTGGGGAGTGAAATATAATCCAGATAGTAATAAGATCCTTTCTGTATCTGAAGATAAAAGtgttaatgtttataattgtccagtataa